The Streptomyces sp. NBC_00224 genome contains the following window.
TTCGTACGGTCCTGCTGATCGTCTCAGGCCGACGAAAACGCTGACATGCCTTGGCTCACGCTGCGAGGGAGGAGCGCATGCGGTCCAGCCCGCGCAGCACCTCGTCGCGGTTCTTCGCCTGCTTGATCCACCCGGGAAGGCGCCCGAAGAGCCCCATCTTGCGCCAGGGCTCATACCAGGGGTCGTGCTCGCGCAGTGTCGCCCGCACGTACTGGCGCAGCAGATTGAGGTGTTCAAGGTTGTACGCCCACAGGCGCCCATGCCTTGCATGGGTCTGGAGCGAGAGCGGCTCACGGAAGTAGGGATCGAGCATGTCCGGGCCGCCGCCCCACGAGAACACGACCGGAGCGTCCTTCTCGCGTTGCCGTGACAGTCCACAGTGACGGCACACGAGCCGCCGCGGCACGTCCCCACTCGACACATTGTCCAGGGCATTGCGGGCGGCCGTGGCTATCTGCGCCTGCCGTGCGCACCGGGGACAGCGCACCAGTAGCCAGCCTGAGACGGCGAAGTGATGCTTCCCGTATCCGGGATCCCGGAAGCGGGCAGGGTAGAATGTGGTCATCACCCCAGTATGCGGGTGGGGGCTCTCGGACTCGCGGCAGTATCGGTCAGGACGACTCGACGATCCCCCGGACCACCCTGATAGGGCTCCGTTAGGTGCTCCTGTTCTCGCTGTTCGGGAGCATGTTGGGTGTGTGGGCAGGCGGCAAGTTGAGGATCTGCGTGCCGAGTTGGCGGAGTTGCTGGCCGATGTGTTCGTGTCGGTTCCGCGGCGGGACCAGCGGGCAAAGGGTGGCTGCTGTCTGCGGGGGCTGATGCTGGACGGGCGGCGCAGTCCATCCAGGCGATGGCTGGCTGGCTCGCTGGACGGCAACGAGCAGAACCTGCAGCCGGTTCAGCGCCGCGAGCTCCCTACATCCACCCTTGTGGCCGGGGTCCGACCACCTCAACAAGGCAGTGCCCACACCGGCATCGACGCACCGCGTCCGGCTCAGGCGCTGCCGGCAGTGATCTCCGCGCAGCGGGTGGCCACGGCGCCGAGCGTGCCCTCCGTACGCAGCAGCCCGCGCTGGACGCGCGCCCCGTTGCCGTGCTCCCGGAGGCGGGCGATGCTCTCCCGGACGCGATCGTCGTCGCCGTGGTCGGCCAGGGCTTCGCGCACATGGGCGTAGAGCGCCTCGACGGCCCACTCCGGGGACGTCTCGCGCATCGTCTGGGGATCGATGAGCGGGCCGTCCAGCCCCGAGCGGCCGGCGCGCCAAGCCGCCAGCCGCAGCAGGCCCGTACCGACCCTGGCCGGAGGCTGTCCGTCCCGCCAACCGCGGGCGGCGGTCTCGACCAGGCCGCGTACCAGGGCCGCCAGCAGGACCGGGGTCGACGCCTCCAGACAGACGTCCGCGACCCTGACCTCCACCGTGGGGTACGCAGCGGACAGGCGGGCATCGAAGTACATCATCCCCTCGTCGCGCAGCACCCCGATGTCGAGCATCGCGCGCACCTGCTCGTGATAACGGTCGGCGGACCCGAAGACGTCCGTGGGTCCGGCCGAGGGCAACCGGTTCCACACCCGGCTGCGGTAGCTGCCGTATCCGCTGTCCTCCCCCTGCCAGAACGGCGAGTTCGCGCTCATCGCCGTCAGCACAGGCAGCCATGGGCGGATCCGATCCAGGACCGCGACGCCCTCCTCGTCCGACTCGACCGACACGTGGACGTGGCAGCCGCAGGTCAGCTGCTCCTGCGCGGTCAGGCCGAACTGCTCGCCGACCCACTCGTACCGCTTGCCCGTGCTCAACGAGGGCCGAACCGGCAGCGGGGAGGTGCCGAGGGCCGCGACCAGCGCCCCGGCGGACGCAGCATGCCGGGCGGCTTCCATCCGCCAGCGGGTGATCTCCTCCAGCAGCTCCCCCATCTCCGTCACCGGTTTGGTGGCGAACTCCAACTGCTCCTGCTGCAGTTCCTTCTCGAAGATGTGCCCCTGCGGTCCGCCGCCCTCCGTCCGCTGTCCGACCGACCAGCCCGCGGCCGCCAGCACGGCCCCCGACAGGGCCAGCGGCTCACCGCTGCGGGCGTCCACCAGCAACAGCTCCTCCTCCAGGCCTACGCTTCGCATGCCGCCGCCCATCGGTCCGCCGTCCACATCGCCTTGCGCCTGCCCTGCCCCACCCAACCATGCGGGTGCCGACCAGGGCGGTCGGGCGGGCAGGCGGCATCCTGCGGGTTGAGGCGCCGGGTGCGGGGCAGGCGCGCCGTCGGTGGCGGCGCTGCCCGCCCCCCGGCTCATGGGCGGATTCACCGGAGCCGTTCTCGCCGCCCAGGGAACCAACACGACGCGAGCCGGACCGTCTCGTCTTCTCATTTCGCCGGATTCGCCGAGGTGCTCAGGACGGCAGCGCCCGCGCATGCACCCGCCGGGCCGGTTCCTGGCCGCCGCCGCTGGGCAGGACGCGTCCACAATGTCCTGCCCCGGCTCGGGACCGTCCTCGAAGACCAGCTCGTACCTCTGAGTGGGCATCGTCTTCCATCCGCCCTCGGGGGCGTCGGGCAAGATGCTGCGAGCACATCGGGCAGCGCTCAGGACCATGCTCGGCCGCAGCCCGAAGGCAGGCATCTTCCGGGTGCCGGACGGTGACGACCAGCCGGGCCGGTGATGCATGCACGAGGGGCCGGGGCGGCCGATCCGGCCGTGCACCGTAGGCGCCGCAAAGGCCGCGCGCGGCCTTCCGCAGCGGGAGTTCACGCATCTGCGCACCGCCGCCAACCGCCGACGGCTCATACGTAACGGCCACCACCGTCAAGCCACAGCCGCACTCGCACCCCCTCCCGGCCGCACCTGGGTACCAGCACCACGCTCAAGAACCCTCGCCACCGCACCGGTCGCCAACCTCATCGACCACACCCCTGACGTCATCCGCAAGGCCATGGGCCAGCCCGACCCCGCCTGCCCCAGGCCCGCGACGCCGATCCCGGCGCCATGCCAGCGGGCGCCCAGGCAGGCGAGGAGAACCGCAATCCCGACAGGGACCAAGTAGTACAGCCCATGGACGACCACCCCATCCGGCCCAGCACGGTGGCCGCGACGACGAGGAGAGTCCGGTGCCTCTTCGGTCGGTCGACTTGCCTCAGCGGCGGGCCAGTTGACGCTCACCCGACATACCGGGCTGGTAGACGAGGCCGCAATACTGGAAGATCTCCGACTCCTGCCCGGCGGGCAGCACGTCGTCCGTGCCGATGGAAGGGGCCTCGCGCACCAAGGACTTGGGGTAGGGCACCTTCACATACCCCGGGCCCACGACGGCGTCGGCCACCGGGACGAACAGCAGCCGGTACCGGGTGGGAAGGCCGCACCGTACGGTGGCCATGGCGGGCCTGTCGGTCATGGTGTCCACATAAATCGCCTCCAGGACCTGGATATACACCCACGACCGGCTCAACCTCAGTGATACCACACGACGTTCGGACGGACCGGGCAAAGCCGGCCCCGGCGCTGCCGCCTCGGCGCGGTGCCCCTGGTCCAGGATCGAGATCGTCACGCCGCACGATGCTCGGGCCCGCTTCGCGCACGGTCCGGGCAATGAGGCCTGGATCAGCTACAAGAATCACCAGACCGAAACCTGCGGCACCGATATGCCCAGCGTCATCGTGCACTCGGCGACACAGGAGGTCCCTGAGGACGACCTATCGGTCTTCGAACCGATCCACCGGGCACTGGCTCGACGCGGTCTGCTGCCTAGCGAGCATCTGGTCGACGTCGGCTACGTCTGGCCACACGTCGCCCTCCAAGCATCCGCTGCCCACGCCGTCCCTCTGCTCTGCCCAGGCGGAGGCGCTCACCGCGGACACCCCAACATTCCAGGGTTCTCGCGCTCCGGTCAGTCACCGGATCACCCCAGGACCGCCGTCCCGGCCTGCCGAACTCCGGGTCCGCGGTAGAGGAAGAGTTGGCAGGCTCTGCTCAAGCCCCGTCCATCACCGTCTGCGCGCTCACGGCCTCGGCCTCGCGCCGGTCGTACTCGGCGCGAGCGGCGCCGATCTCGTCCTGGTGGTCCTCGGTCCAGGCGACGAGCGTCTGGATGGTGTCGTGCAGCGTCACGCCCATCGGCGTGAGCTGGTAGTCCACGCGCGGAGGGACGACCGGGTGCACCGTGCGGCGCACCAGTCCATCGCGCTCCAGCTGGCGCAGTGTCACGGTCAGCATGCGCTGGCTGATCCCGTCGATCTCGCGCCGGAGTTCGGTGAAGCGCAGGGTGCGGCGGTCGAGCAGGGCGATGGCGAGCAGCGACCACTTGTCGGCTACACGGTCGAGGATCTGACGGACCTCGCAACCCTCTCGGGTGTCCCACTGGCGGGCCTGGTCGGTATCGGTTCCCGTGCAGTAACTCGGTGACTTCAAAGTGCCTTCTTCCATGGTCCTCCAGGATGCACCAGGCTCAAGTCGGTAACAAGAAGGAACCGACTGGCAGTTCGGTAATCGCCTGCGACGCCTTCGTTCTCCCATGTCTCCCTTCCCCGATCACGTCAAGGAGCAGTCCTGTGTCCACGTCGTCCATGTCACCACCGTCGGAGCCCGGCGCTGACCGCCTGAGCGGGCGCGCTTGGGGAACGCTCTTCGTACTGTGCGGAGCGATCTTCCTGGAAGGCATCGACGTGGCCATGCTCAATGTGGCCCTGCCGTCGATCCGTGCCGACCTGGGCTTGTCCACTGGTGAGTTGCAGTGGGTGATGAGTGCATACGTCGTGGGCTACGGCGGGTTCATGCTGCTGGGCGGACGAGCCGCGGACCTCTTCGGCCGTCGGCAGATGTTTCTGTTCTGGCTCACCGTGTTCCTGCTCTTCTCCGGCCTGGGCGGTCTCGCCGACGACGGACGCACGCTCATCGCCGCCCGCTTTGTGACGGGGGTCGCCGCCGCATTCATGACTCCTGCCGGGCTGTCCATCATCACAACCGGCTTCGCGGAGGGACCGCAGCGCGACAAGGCCCTCCTGATCTACTCCGGCACCGCGGCCGGGGGTTTCTCCATCGGCCTGGTCGTCGGAGGGCTGCTCACCTCGGCCGACTGGCGCTGGGTGTTCTTCGCCCCCGTAGTCCTGTCGCTCGTGATCCTGGTCGCCGCCCTCACCCTCATCCCCAAGTCCGTGCGGCCCGAGCGCGCCGGGCAGCGTGTCGATGTGCTCGGCGGGCTCACCATCACCGGCGCGATCGTGCTCTTCGTCCTCGCCGTCGAACGCGCCACCCACACCGCCATGGGCCAGACGCTGGGCACCCTCGCGGCGGGCTTCGCGCTCCTCACCGCCTTCGTATTGACCGAACGCCGGACGGCCGCCCCGCTCATGCGGCTGGGGATCCTCCGCAACGGCTCCCTGGTGCGCGCCAACCTCGCCGCCCTGCTCTTCTCCGGTGGCTTTTTCGGCTTCCAGTTCATCGCCGTGCTGTACCTGCGGGAGCTGCGAGGCTGGTCCACGGTCCAGACCAGCCTCGCGCTCCTGGTCATCGGCATCGACGCCGCCCTCTCACCCACCCTCACCCCCAAGCTGGTCCACCGATTCGGCAACGCCCCGGTCATCTTCGGCGGCATGGTGCTGGCTGCGCTCTCGTACGCTCTGTTCCTGCCGGTCGGCGCCGACTGGACGTATGCGGCGATGTTCCCCAGCCTCATCACCCTCGGTCTGGCCTTCTCCCTGGCCTACGGTCCGCTCACCATCGTCGCCACCGAGGGCATCGACGAGGAGGAGCAGGGACTCGCAGGAGGCCTGCTCTATACCTCCTTCCAGTTCGGTGCCGCCCTCGGCCTGTCCGCCGTCACCGCCGTCAACGTCGCCTCCACCGATGACGGCGGATCCCCCAAGTCCCTGCTCGACGGCTACCACGCCGCCCTCCTCGTCCCGCTCATCGCAGCCGTCCTCGCCGCGCTCGTCAGCGCGTTCGGCCTCCGCGATCGCCCCCGTGCGACGGATGACGATGTCCCGCGGGCCACGTCGGCCACCGCCGAAAGCGCTGCGACAGCAGGGGCAGCGGCGATGAGCCCCACGGAGACGGACGTGGCGCCATGGCGCTGAAGTGCCCTCCTTCCGCAGGGTGGAGGAGGCGTTCCTCCAGTACATCAGCGACATCGAACAATCGATCAAGGGAAGCCCACCCGGGGCCGCCTACGACCCTCGCGGCTACTGGCCCGGCAGACATACGAACCCGACGCACTACGTGTTGCGC
Protein-coding sequences here:
- a CDS encoding glutamate--cysteine ligase; translation: MRSVGLEEELLLVDARSGEPLALSGAVLAAAGWSVGQRTEGGGPQGHIFEKELQQEQLEFATKPVTEMGELLEEITRWRMEAARHAASAGALVAALGTSPLPVRPSLSTGKRYEWVGEQFGLTAQEQLTCGCHVHVSVESDEEGVAVLDRIRPWLPVLTAMSANSPFWQGEDSGYGSYRSRVWNRLPSAGPTDVFGSADRYHEQVRAMLDIGVLRDEGMMYFDARLSAAYPTVEVRVADVCLEASTPVLLAALVRGLVETAARGWRDGQPPARVGTGLLRLAAWRAGRSGLDGPLIDPQTMRETSPEWAVEALYAHVREALADHGDDDRVRESIARLREHGNGARVQRGLLRTEGTLGAVATRCAEITAGSA
- a CDS encoding MFS transporter, whose amino-acid sequence is MSPPSEPGADRLSGRAWGTLFVLCGAIFLEGIDVAMLNVALPSIRADLGLSTGELQWVMSAYVVGYGGFMLLGGRAADLFGRRQMFLFWLTVFLLFSGLGGLADDGRTLIAARFVTGVAAAFMTPAGLSIITTGFAEGPQRDKALLIYSGTAAGGFSIGLVVGGLLTSADWRWVFFAPVVLSLVILVAALTLIPKSVRPERAGQRVDVLGGLTITGAIVLFVLAVERATHTAMGQTLGTLAAGFALLTAFVLTERRTAAPLMRLGILRNGSLVRANLAALLFSGGFFGFQFIAVLYLRELRGWSTVQTSLALLVIGIDAALSPTLTPKLVHRFGNAPVIFGGMVLAALSYALFLPVGADWTYAAMFPSLITLGLAFSLAYGPLTIVATEGIDEEEQGLAGGLLYTSFQFGAALGLSAVTAVNVASTDDGGSPKSLLDGYHAALLVPLIAAVLAALVSAFGLRDRPRATDDDVPRATSATAESAATAGAAAMSPTETDVAPWR
- a CDS encoding winged helix-turn-helix transcriptional regulator, translated to MEEGTLKSPSYCTGTDTDQARQWDTREGCEVRQILDRVADKWSLLAIALLDRRTLRFTELRREIDGISQRMLTVTLRQLERDGLVRRTVHPVVPPRVDYQLTPMGVTLHDTIQTLVAWTEDHQDEIGAARAEYDRREAEAVSAQTVMDGA